A genomic segment from Polyangium mundeleinium encodes:
- a CDS encoding DUF4388 domain-containing protein → MESQLPKVSPPRRLALRFISGKYQGGEFLLEDKKEIIVGRSSELDMVLVEDMVSRKHARIACGDPITIEDLGSTNGTFVNGERIKRATLKEGDRVLIGTNILKVVVAEGSSPGIRLPKRSEQPPSGRSPTRSMSGAIDEIPLPDLLQLLGSSKKTGLLVIRTDDEVGKIHLQKGTIIHASLDDSTDLPPLKAAYRILAWGSGTFDFEPPDEVLPKDPIDVSVQEILMEGLRQLDELNAIKHKLPGKNAQLSVALPLKPLIRDLSPMELDVLQAVWNHAEMHVVMDKSTTSDLDTGRTLLKLISSGYVRVE, encoded by the coding sequence ATGGAAAGCCAACTGCCCAAGGTGTCGCCGCCGCGGAGACTCGCGCTGCGCTTCATCTCCGGCAAATACCAGGGCGGAGAGTTCCTCCTGGAGGACAAGAAGGAGATCATCGTCGGGCGCTCGAGCGAGCTCGACATGGTCCTCGTGGAGGACATGGTCTCCCGCAAGCACGCGCGCATCGCGTGCGGCGATCCCATCACGATCGAGGACCTCGGTTCGACGAACGGCACCTTCGTCAACGGCGAGCGCATCAAGCGCGCGACGCTCAAGGAAGGGGATCGTGTCCTCATCGGCACGAACATTCTGAAGGTCGTCGTCGCCGAGGGCTCGTCGCCCGGAATCCGCCTTCCCAAGCGCAGCGAGCAGCCGCCCTCGGGCCGCTCGCCGACGCGCAGCATGTCCGGCGCGATCGACGAGATCCCGCTGCCCGATCTGCTGCAGCTCCTCGGTTCGTCGAAGAAGACCGGGCTGCTCGTGATCCGCACCGACGACGAGGTCGGCAAGATCCACCTGCAGAAGGGCACGATCATCCACGCGTCGCTCGACGACAGCACCGATCTGCCGCCGCTCAAGGCCGCGTACCGCATCCTCGCGTGGGGCAGCGGCACGTTCGATTTCGAGCCGCCCGACGAGGTCCTGCCGAAGGATCCGATCGACGTGTCCGTGCAGGAGATCCTGATGGAGGGGCTCCGTCAGCTCGACGAGCTCAACGCGATCAAGCACAAGCTGCCCGGGAAAAACGCGCAGCTCTCGGTCGCGCTCCCGCTGAAGCCGCTGATCCGCGATCTCTCGCCGATGGAGCTCGATGTGCTGCAGGCCGTGTGGAACCACGCCGAGATGCACGTGGTCATGGACAAGAGCACCACGAGCGACCTCGACACGGGCCGCACGCTCCTCAAGCTGATCTCGTCGGGTTACGTGCGCGTCGAGTGA
- a CDS encoding L-erythro-3,5-diaminohexanoate dehydrogenase: MLAGDPLGTHRVIAPKGALPQPAERLDNDFSKVYATEIVVDVQTLNVDAASFRQMEEASGGDPDGVAALVLETVKRRGKQHNPVTGSGGMLLGVVERVGDLAATRGFVPGDRVATLVSLSLTPLWLDRVLAVRPASAQLDVVGKAAVFLTAPIARIPTDMPERLVLALLDVAGASPQVARLCGPGDTVVVLGAGGKSGLLCAAEARRRVGEKGKVIGIESFPAYADDLRALGICDHVATLDARDPLAVRDAVAPLTEGRGADLVLSCVNVPGVEIAAILAARDRGKVYYFAMSTSFTAAALGAEGIGRDVDLFIGNGYAHDHAEHTLSLVRASRPLHELMQRRYT, encoded by the coding sequence ATGCTTGCCGGAGACCCCCTCGGGACCCACCGCGTGATCGCGCCGAAAGGTGCGCTTCCCCAGCCCGCCGAGCGGCTCGACAACGATTTTTCCAAGGTCTACGCGACCGAAATCGTCGTCGACGTTCAGACGCTCAACGTCGACGCCGCGAGCTTCCGCCAGATGGAAGAGGCCTCCGGCGGAGATCCCGACGGCGTCGCAGCGCTCGTCCTCGAAACCGTGAAGCGTCGAGGCAAGCAACACAATCCGGTCACCGGCTCCGGCGGCATGCTGCTCGGCGTCGTCGAGCGCGTCGGTGACCTCGCAGCGACGCGCGGCTTCGTCCCGGGCGACCGCGTCGCCACGCTCGTCTCCCTCTCGCTCACGCCCCTCTGGCTCGATCGCGTGCTCGCCGTGCGCCCCGCCTCTGCGCAGCTCGACGTCGTCGGCAAGGCCGCCGTCTTCCTCACGGCGCCGATCGCGCGCATCCCGACGGACATGCCCGAGCGGCTCGTCCTCGCCTTGCTCGACGTGGCCGGCGCGTCCCCGCAGGTCGCGCGCCTTTGCGGCCCCGGCGACACTGTCGTCGTGCTCGGCGCGGGCGGCAAATCGGGCCTGCTCTGCGCGGCCGAGGCGCGCCGCCGCGTGGGCGAGAAGGGCAAGGTGATCGGCATCGAGTCCTTCCCCGCGTACGCCGACGACCTGCGCGCACTCGGGATCTGCGACCACGTCGCGACGCTCGACGCGCGCGATCCGCTCGCCGTGCGTGACGCTGTCGCGCCGTTGACCGAGGGCCGTGGCGCGGACCTCGTGCTCTCGTGCGTAAATGTCCCCGGCGTCGAGATCGCCGCGATCCTCGCGGCCCGTGATCGCGGCAAGGTTTACTACTTCGCGATGAGCACGAGCTTCACGGCCGCCGCCCTCGGCGCCGAGGGGATCGGCCGCGACGTGGATCTCTTCATTGGCAACGGCTACGCCCACGACCACGCCGAGCACACGCTCTCGCTCGTGCGCGCGAGCCGCCCGCTCCACGAGCTCATGCAACGACGTTACACATAA
- a CDS encoding RlmE family RNA methyltransferase: MSAKGKNPYRKPDTFTKAAKAQGFPARSVFKLEEIDRRVRLLRPGQRVLDLGAAPGSWSMYAAQKIGSKGHLLAVDLSEIRQAFGPNVTVVRGDALSLENDALALFAPYDVVLSDMAPATTGSKTADQWRSYELFDRAVSVAEALGAPGSAFVGKLFMSEEFQKARERLRSLYDEVRVIRPEGTRSVSSEVFLVGIARKKPSL; the protein is encoded by the coding sequence GTGAGCGCGAAGGGCAAGAACCCGTACCGGAAGCCCGACACCTTCACCAAAGCGGCGAAGGCGCAAGGGTTTCCGGCGCGGAGTGTCTTCAAGCTCGAGGAGATCGATCGCCGGGTACGTCTCCTACGACCCGGGCAGCGGGTGCTCGATTTGGGCGCCGCTCCCGGGTCGTGGTCCATGTACGCCGCGCAGAAGATCGGATCCAAAGGGCACCTGCTCGCCGTGGATCTCTCGGAGATCCGGCAAGCCTTCGGCCCCAACGTGACGGTCGTGCGAGGCGACGCGCTCTCGCTCGAAAACGATGCCCTCGCGCTCTTCGCACCCTACGACGTGGTGCTGAGCGACATGGCGCCCGCGACGACGGGCAGCAAGACCGCGGATCAGTGGCGGAGCTACGAGCTCTTCGATCGCGCGGTCTCCGTGGCCGAGGCGCTCGGCGCGCCGGGGAGCGCGTTCGTCGGCAAGCTGTTCATGAGCGAAGAGTTCCAGAAGGCACGCGAGAGGCTGCGCTCGCTCTACGACGAGGTGCGCGTGATCCGGCCCGAAGGCACGCGCAGCGTGAGCTCCGAGGTCTTCCTCGTCGGGATCGCTCGGAAAAAACCATCGCTGTGA
- the rplC gene encoding 50S ribosomal protein L3 produces MNKNLGILGKKVGMTQIFDEKGEVLRCTVVQAGGIVIGKRTIEKDGYSALIVGLGERKEKHTKKPLLGSYRKTQQTPKRVVRELRVSAEDAAKFEVGQKIGVDQVFEVGQKVDAQGQSRGRGFTGVVRRWNFAGAVQTHGTHEYRRHGGSIGTNMTPGRTLPGLKMPGHYGAETVSALNLRIAKLIPEEDLVLIEGAVPGSKEGIVLIRGAVKKKNGGKKA; encoded by the coding sequence ATGAACAAGAACCTTGGCATCCTCGGCAAGAAGGTCGGGATGACCCAGATCTTCGACGAAAAGGGCGAGGTCCTCCGCTGCACCGTGGTGCAGGCGGGCGGCATCGTGATCGGCAAGCGGACGATCGAGAAGGACGGCTACAGCGCCCTCATCGTCGGCCTTGGCGAGCGCAAAGAGAAGCACACGAAGAAGCCCTTGCTCGGCTCGTACCGCAAGACGCAGCAGACGCCGAAGCGCGTCGTGCGCGAGCTGCGCGTGTCGGCCGAGGACGCGGCGAAGTTCGAGGTCGGCCAGAAGATCGGCGTCGATCAGGTGTTCGAGGTCGGCCAGAAGGTCGACGCGCAGGGCCAGTCCCGCGGCCGCGGCTTCACGGGCGTCGTTCGCCGCTGGAACTTCGCCGGCGCCGTCCAGACGCACGGTACGCACGAGTATCGCCGTCACGGCGGCTCGATCGGTACGAACATGACCCCCGGCCGCACCCTGCCCGGCCTCAAGATGCCCGGTCACTACGGCGCCGAGACCGTGAGCGCGCTCAACCTGCGCATCGCGAAGCTCATCCCCGAGGAGGACCTCGTCCTCATCGAGGGCGCGGTCCCGGGCTCGAAGGAGGGCATCGTCCTCATTCGTGGCGCCGTGAAGAAGAAGAACGGCGGCAAGAAGGCCTGA
- a CDS encoding gamma-glutamylcyclotransferase codes for MSVWIFGYGSLLWRPGFPYVEAKAARVAGLSRRLEQGSPDHRGTPERLGRVATLVPAPDAHVGGLVYALAPAETDAILTALDEREQGGYDRVTVHAELHGEATANDGETAIEAITWIARPGNPWHLGPAPFETMVADVLEAHGPSGTNVEYVLRLSETLATLGFEDDHVSSLAEAVRAALGSRPGHSTRT; via the coding sequence GTGAGCGTGTGGATCTTCGGCTACGGCTCGCTGCTCTGGCGGCCCGGCTTCCCCTACGTCGAGGCGAAGGCCGCGCGCGTCGCGGGTTTGTCGCGGCGCCTCGAACAAGGCTCGCCCGATCATCGCGGCACGCCGGAGAGGCTCGGGCGCGTGGCGACGCTCGTCCCCGCGCCCGACGCGCACGTGGGCGGCCTCGTGTACGCGCTCGCGCCCGCGGAGACGGACGCGATCCTCACCGCGCTCGATGAACGCGAGCAGGGCGGATACGACCGCGTCACGGTCCACGCGGAGCTTCACGGCGAGGCCACAGCGAACGACGGTGAAACGGCGATCGAGGCGATCACCTGGATCGCGCGCCCCGGAAATCCGTGGCACCTCGGGCCTGCGCCGTTCGAGACGATGGTGGCCGACGTGCTCGAAGCGCACGGGCCGAGCGGGACGAACGTGGAGTACGTGCTGCGCCTTTCGGAGACGCTCGCGACGCTCGGCTTCGAGGACGATCACGTCTCCTCGCTGGCCGAGGCGGTGCGCGCCGCGCTCGGGAGCCGCCCCGGTCACTCGACGCGCACGTAA
- a CDS encoding formate--tetrahydrofolate ligase, which translates to MTLTQSALPIGPQGILDVARELGVSEDHVEPYGRNKAKIDLAALTRPAAGAGRLVLVSAINPTPAGEGKTTTSIALAMGMRRLAKRAVLCLREPSLGPVFGVKGGGTGGGRATLMPADDINLHFTGDIHAISTAHNLLSAMVDNACHFNTTFGDKGAIDPRQVTWGRALDMNDRALRNVMVGLGRKADGVPRQDRFDITAASEVMAIVALAEGPEDLEKRLGRIVIGQSTSSAPITAADVGAAAAMTALLRDAIKPNLVQTDEGGPALVHAGPFANIAHGCSSVLATRLGLLSGDYVITEAGFGFDLGGEKFLDIKCRTMGVFPRVLVLVATLRALKMHGGAPVKRAAEPDPRALELGLTHLDKHLDSAAFFGLPVVVSINVFPNDTQEELALVEAAMQRRGVRAVRCEGFLRGGEGALDLAEAVATAADATDGAPPAPRFVYNLGEPLRDKITKIARTVYGAEGVTFTAAAERDARRIEELGHGGVPVCMAKTQLSLSDDPALVGRPTNFQVTVRELRLSAGAGFAVALTGDMMTMPGLPREPSALRVKLLPTGKIRGLMQND; encoded by the coding sequence GTGACCCTTACGCAGAGCGCTTTGCCCATCGGACCCCAAGGGATCCTCGACGTCGCGCGTGAGCTCGGCGTCTCCGAGGATCACGTCGAGCCGTACGGCCGCAACAAGGCGAAGATCGATCTCGCCGCCCTCACGCGCCCTGCCGCAGGCGCGGGCCGCCTCGTGCTCGTCTCCGCGATCAACCCTACGCCCGCGGGCGAAGGCAAGACAACGACGTCGATCGCGCTCGCGATGGGCATGCGGCGCCTCGCGAAGCGCGCCGTGCTTTGCCTGCGCGAGCCCTCGCTCGGCCCGGTCTTCGGCGTGAAGGGCGGCGGGACCGGCGGCGGACGCGCGACGCTCATGCCCGCCGACGACATCAACCTGCACTTCACCGGCGACATCCACGCGATCTCCACCGCGCACAACCTCCTGTCCGCGATGGTCGACAACGCGTGCCACTTCAACACCACGTTCGGCGACAAGGGCGCGATCGACCCGCGCCAGGTGACGTGGGGCCGCGCGCTCGACATGAACGACCGCGCGCTGCGCAACGTGATGGTCGGCCTCGGCCGCAAGGCCGACGGCGTGCCGCGGCAGGATCGCTTCGACATCACGGCCGCGAGTGAGGTTATGGCGATCGTGGCGCTCGCGGAGGGGCCCGAGGATCTCGAGAAGCGCCTCGGCCGCATCGTGATCGGCCAGAGCACGAGCAGCGCGCCGATCACGGCCGCCGACGTCGGCGCCGCCGCCGCGATGACCGCGCTCCTGCGCGACGCGATCAAGCCGAACCTCGTGCAGACCGACGAGGGCGGCCCTGCTCTCGTGCACGCCGGCCCCTTCGCGAACATCGCGCACGGCTGCTCCTCCGTCCTCGCGACGCGCCTCGGCCTGCTCTCCGGCGACTACGTGATCACGGAAGCGGGCTTCGGCTTTGATCTCGGCGGCGAGAAGTTCCTCGACATCAAGTGCCGGACGATGGGCGTCTTCCCGCGGGTGCTCGTCCTCGTGGCCACGCTGCGCGCGCTCAAGATGCACGGCGGCGCCCCGGTCAAGCGAGCAGCGGAGCCCGATCCGCGGGCGCTCGAGCTCGGCCTCACGCACCTCGACAAACACCTCGACTCGGCCGCGTTCTTTGGCCTGCCCGTCGTCGTGTCGATCAACGTCTTCCCAAACGACACGCAAGAGGAGCTCGCCCTGGTCGAGGCGGCCATGCAGCGCCGCGGCGTGCGCGCCGTCCGCTGCGAAGGCTTCTTGCGAGGCGGCGAGGGCGCCCTCGATCTCGCCGAGGCCGTCGCGACCGCAGCCGACGCGACTGACGGCGCGCCGCCCGCGCCCCGCTTCGTCTATAACCTCGGCGAGCCGCTTCGCGACAAGATCACGAAGATCGCCCGCACGGTCTACGGCGCGGAAGGCGTCACGTTCACCGCCGCCGCCGAGCGCGACGCCCGCCGCATCGAGGAGCTCGGCCACGGCGGCGTGCCCGTGTGCATGGCCAAGACCCAGCTCTCGCTCTCCGACGATCCCGCGCTCGTTGGACGTCCAACAAACTTCCAGGTCACCGTGCGCGAGCTCCGCCTGAGCGCCGGCGCGGGCTTCGCCGTCGCGCTCACGGGTGACATGATGACCATGCCGGGCCTGCCCCGTGAGCCATCCGCCTTGCGGGTCAAACTCCTGCCCACGGGCAAGATTCGCGGCCTCATGCAGAACGACTGA
- a CDS encoding ATP-binding protein codes for MPIGIDLRTRTTLVCGALALVIAVSILLRGRVRTVHLLFAAFAGDIGLWYLSQSLFGFFQQTIWERFTAILAVLLPQFALHLFEAMIPHEGDRPSRLPRLAGVLAVPMVLLVLSPKQGFWLVRGAVFFYVFAFLTAGLWELGQRGARSGSRATQRRVRFLVVIGALAGLASVADFAWFLGVNPAPVGAALSVVFLFILAQALRHERLLDVYEMLARLLVATAVAFLIAGIFYVLITFIGGFNTMYLNAVLAAIVILVLFDPLRERVAEQIQKLFFRDRFDLERSVADARRRLVHVLELDELGSIVMTALEQSRRVTKAALYLRDADGTGFDKLAALGPGAPPRIEVATARALLDRLEGGPLSLEELKREVRERKARGARTDASEAVLSAAAVLGSLRDGAVLLQIRAEGDEIVGLLVVVDERVRDAFSPEEITLLDAIATQVGVVIENSRVYQQMKERDRLAVLGQMAAGLAHEIRNPLGAIKGSAQLLAEPGPDGRDPDPQSREFIGIILEEVERLDRVVGSVLDLARANQGAVVPTDVNAVVRRTLQVLSTERATQDLTVEVNLDASLPRVAIDPEKLRQVLMNLFRNASQAMKGRGKITVSTRVRLGRGTTRSGTGMADEPFVELTVADNGPGISQKVLENIFLPFFSTKEKGTGLGLAISQRIAQGAGGRIEVRSYEGKGSTFAVILPAAMDALGAPSSTPTPLSRSA; via the coding sequence GTGCCGATAGGGATCGATCTCCGGACCCGGACCACGCTCGTCTGCGGCGCGCTCGCGCTCGTCATCGCCGTCTCGATCCTGCTCCGCGGCCGTGTCCGCACCGTGCACCTGCTCTTCGCGGCGTTCGCGGGCGACATCGGCCTCTGGTACCTGTCGCAGTCGCTCTTCGGCTTCTTCCAGCAGACGATATGGGAGCGCTTCACCGCGATCCTCGCGGTGCTCCTGCCGCAGTTCGCGCTCCATCTCTTCGAGGCGATGATCCCGCACGAAGGGGATCGACCGAGCCGCTTGCCGCGCCTCGCGGGCGTGCTCGCGGTGCCCATGGTGCTGCTCGTTTTGAGCCCCAAGCAGGGCTTTTGGCTCGTGCGCGGCGCGGTGTTCTTTTACGTCTTCGCGTTCCTCACGGCGGGGCTATGGGAGCTCGGGCAACGCGGCGCGCGCAGCGGCTCACGTGCGACGCAGCGGCGCGTGCGTTTCCTCGTGGTGATTGGCGCGCTCGCCGGTCTCGCGAGCGTCGCCGATTTCGCGTGGTTCCTCGGGGTGAACCCCGCGCCTGTCGGCGCGGCCCTGAGCGTGGTGTTCCTGTTCATCCTGGCGCAAGCGCTCCGACACGAGCGGCTGCTCGACGTCTACGAGATGCTCGCGCGCCTGCTCGTCGCCACGGCCGTCGCCTTCCTGATCGCGGGGATCTTCTACGTCCTCATCACGTTCATCGGCGGCTTCAACACGATGTACTTGAACGCCGTGCTCGCGGCGATCGTGATCCTGGTCCTCTTCGATCCGCTACGCGAGCGAGTCGCGGAGCAGATCCAGAAGCTGTTCTTCCGTGATCGATTTGACCTCGAACGATCCGTGGCCGACGCGCGCCGGCGGCTCGTGCACGTGCTCGAGCTCGACGAGCTCGGCTCGATCGTGATGACGGCGCTCGAACAGTCGCGCCGTGTAACGAAGGCCGCGCTCTACCTGCGCGACGCGGATGGCACCGGGTTCGACAAGCTCGCGGCGCTTGGGCCGGGCGCGCCGCCGCGGATCGAGGTGGCAACGGCACGCGCGCTGCTCGATCGGCTCGAAGGGGGGCCGCTCTCCCTCGAAGAGCTCAAGCGCGAGGTGCGGGAGCGCAAGGCGCGCGGCGCGAGGACGGACGCGTCCGAGGCGGTGCTCAGCGCGGCCGCGGTGCTCGGGAGTTTGCGGGACGGCGCGGTCCTCCTGCAAATCCGGGCCGAAGGCGACGAGATCGTGGGGCTGCTCGTCGTGGTCGACGAGCGCGTGCGGGACGCCTTCTCGCCCGAGGAGATCACGCTGCTCGATGCGATCGCCACGCAGGTCGGCGTGGTCATCGAGAACTCGCGCGTCTACCAGCAGATGAAGGAGCGCGACCGGCTCGCCGTGCTCGGGCAGATGGCGGCGGGGCTCGCGCACGAGATCCGGAACCCGCTCGGCGCGATCAAGGGCTCGGCGCAGCTCCTCGCTGAGCCAGGGCCCGATGGGCGCGATCCGGATCCGCAGTCGCGTGAGTTCATCGGCATCATCCTCGAAGAGGTCGAGCGGCTCGATCGGGTCGTCGGCTCGGTGCTTGATCTCGCGCGCGCGAACCAGGGCGCCGTGGTGCCGACGGACGTGAACGCCGTCGTGCGCCGCACGTTGCAGGTGCTCTCGACGGAGCGCGCGACCCAGGATCTCACGGTGGAGGTGAACCTCGATGCGAGCCTGCCGCGGGTCGCGATCGATCCGGAGAAGCTCCGGCAGGTGCTCATGAACCTTTTCCGGAACGCGTCGCAGGCCATGAAGGGGCGGGGGAAGATCACGGTGTCGACGCGCGTGCGGCTCGGCCGTGGGACCACGCGATCAGGGACGGGGATGGCCGACGAGCCTTTCGTCGAGCTCACGGTCGCGGACAACGGGCCGGGCATCTCGCAGAAGGTGCTGGAGAACATCTTCCTCCCGTTCTTCTCCACGAAGGAGAAGGGCACGGGGCTCGGGCTCGCGATCAGCCAGCGCATCGCGCAGGGCGCGGGCGGGCGCATCGAGGTGCGATCGTACGAGGGCAAAGGATCGACGTTCGCGGTGATCCTGCCGGCGGCGATGGACGCGCTTGGGGCGCCGTCGTCGACGCCCACGCCGCTCAGTCGTTCTGCATGA